A stretch of Tautonia rosea DNA encodes these proteins:
- a CDS encoding amidophosphoribosyltransferase has protein sequence MGELHHECGVAAIAHLDHEHGPPVAQTPRSPEHTARLIPRMLLDMQNRGQLAAGMTSYHPRRDAILETYKQLGTVAEAFRLNHRAKFESIMRGMDGPAAIGHVRYATCGGDQRSLAQPFERAHGRKSKWFAVAFNGQLTNFKELKEELLAQGDYHLKRDTDTEILMHSISYELQNEGPEIDWVGVFTRLSKRFDGAYNIVLLSATGQLIVARDPLGLRPLCVAREGSLFAAASESVPLSNLGFTRIESLPPGHLAVVDRHSVRVAKFAATPRRAHCFFEWIYFANVASTLDDCSVYLSRARLGRELARLEDVPRDAETIVVPVPDTAKGAADAMGFELNLPSVEGLMRNRYLGRTFIEGTADREAKVRLKYTPLPEVLSGKRVLLVEDSIVRSTTMRALVHEIRRRGGAREIHLRVACPPIIAPCFYGIDMSTRDELIAPQYADLPDGGLSEEAQNRLAQELGADSLRYLPVDAIARSIGLSPNHLCLACVTGRYPTPAGQQLYDLELEGSACHQNGAGGIRAYETPRRVEGSIPGEP, from the coding sequence ATGGGTGAACTTCATCACGAATGCGGCGTGGCTGCCATTGCCCATCTCGACCACGAACACGGCCCACCAGTCGCGCAAACTCCTCGATCACCGGAACACACGGCTCGCCTGATTCCTCGGATGCTGCTCGACATGCAGAATCGGGGACAGCTTGCCGCCGGGATGACCAGTTATCATCCTCGTCGCGACGCGATTCTGGAGACATACAAACAACTCGGCACGGTCGCCGAAGCATTTCGACTCAACCATCGCGCCAAGTTTGAATCAATCATGCGAGGCATGGACGGACCTGCGGCCATTGGCCATGTCCGTTATGCCACTTGCGGCGGAGATCAGCGGAGTCTGGCGCAGCCCTTCGAGCGGGCTCACGGGCGCAAGTCCAAATGGTTTGCCGTGGCCTTCAATGGTCAGCTCACGAATTTCAAGGAATTGAAGGAGGAGCTGCTCGCTCAGGGAGACTATCACCTGAAGCGAGACACGGATACCGAAATCTTGATGCATTCGATCAGCTACGAGTTGCAAAACGAAGGGCCTGAGATCGACTGGGTTGGCGTGTTTACCCGCCTCTCCAAGCGATTCGACGGCGCTTATAACATCGTCTTGCTCTCCGCGACCGGTCAACTCATCGTGGCTCGCGATCCGCTGGGTCTTCGGCCTTTATGTGTGGCCCGCGAGGGCTCGCTCTTTGCGGCGGCAAGCGAGAGCGTGCCCCTCTCGAATCTCGGGTTTACCCGGATCGAGTCCCTCCCCCCGGGGCATCTTGCCGTCGTCGATCGCCACTCCGTTCGGGTCGCGAAATTTGCCGCAACGCCGAGGCGCGCTCACTGCTTCTTCGAGTGGATTTACTTCGCCAACGTCGCCAGCACACTCGACGACTGCTCGGTGTATCTCAGCCGAGCCCGACTCGGCCGCGAACTGGCACGACTGGAAGACGTGCCTCGTGATGCCGAAACCATCGTGGTTCCCGTGCCCGACACGGCCAAAGGGGCCGCCGACGCGATGGGCTTTGAGCTGAACTTACCCTCGGTCGAGGGCTTGATGCGCAATCGTTATCTCGGCCGTACCTTCATCGAAGGAACCGCTGATCGGGAGGCCAAGGTCAGGCTGAAATACACCCCCCTGCCCGAGGTCCTTTCCGGCAAGCGGGTGCTCCTCGTCGAGGACAGCATTGTCCGATCGACGACCATGCGAGCGCTCGTTCATGAGATTCGTCGCCGAGGGGGAGCTCGTGAAATTCATTTGCGAGTCGCTTGCCCTCCGATCATTGCTCCCTGCTTCTACGGCATCGACATGTCCACGAGGGACGAACTGATCGCACCGCAGTATGCCGACCTCCCGGATGGCGGGCTTTCCGAAGAGGCCCAAAATCGTCTGGCCCAGGAACTCGGCGCTGATAGCCTGCGCTATCTTCCGGTCGATGCCATTGCCCGCTCCATTGGCCTCTCGCCGAACCACCTCTGCCTGGCCTGCGTCACTGGGCGCTATCCCACGCCGGCCGGCCAGCAACTCTATGATCTCGAACTCGAAGGGTCTGCCTGCCATCAAAATGGAGCGGGGGGCATTCGAGCCTATGAGACTCCTCGTCGAGTCGAGGGCTCCATTCCTGGCGAACCGTGA
- the floA gene encoding flotillin-like protein FloA (flotillin-like protein involved in membrane lipid rafts) → MFALLIAQQDGNNTFVLLVFLVLFVSIISLFAFILFAKYFNLWIQSKTTNANIGLIELIGMTFRKVNPNIIVRSKIMAVQAGVTDRDGVTRQNLEAHYLAGGNVMNVIRALIAAQRADIPLTYKRAAAIDLAGRNVLEAIQTSVNPKVIDCPDPAKGRQTVDAVAKDGIQLKTKARVTVRTNIDRLVGGATEETIIARVGEGIVTTIGSAETHKTVLENPDMISKRVLEKGLDAGTAFEILSIDIADIDVGDNIGARLQADQAEADMRVARAKAEERRAAAIALEQENLAAVQENRAKVVAAEAEVPKGIAEAFRRGQLGIGDYYSLKNVQADTEMRAAIAGTGTNARRTLDSGSAD, encoded by the coding sequence ATGTTCGCTCTCTTGATTGCTCAGCAGGATGGGAACAATACCTTCGTCCTGCTCGTGTTTCTTGTCTTGTTTGTCTCGATCATCAGTTTGTTTGCCTTCATCCTGTTTGCCAAGTACTTCAACCTCTGGATCCAGTCCAAAACGACCAACGCCAACATCGGGCTGATCGAATTGATCGGGATGACGTTTCGAAAGGTCAATCCCAACATCATCGTTCGCTCGAAGATCATGGCCGTTCAGGCAGGGGTGACCGACCGCGACGGGGTGACACGACAGAACCTCGAGGCGCATTATCTTGCCGGTGGGAATGTCATGAATGTCATCCGAGCCTTAATCGCCGCGCAGCGGGCCGATATCCCGTTGACCTACAAGCGTGCCGCCGCGATCGATCTGGCCGGAAGAAACGTGCTTGAGGCGATTCAGACCAGCGTCAATCCAAAGGTGATCGACTGCCCTGATCCCGCCAAGGGCAGGCAGACCGTCGACGCGGTCGCCAAGGATGGAATCCAGCTCAAGACCAAGGCTCGTGTCACGGTCCGGACGAACATCGACCGCCTGGTGGGTGGTGCCACCGAGGAAACGATCATCGCCCGAGTGGGAGAGGGGATCGTCACCACCATCGGCTCGGCCGAGACACACAAGACCGTGCTCGAAAATCCGGATATGATTTCCAAGCGAGTGCTGGAGAAGGGGCTAGACGCGGGCACAGCCTTCGAGATCCTCTCAATCGATATTGCCGATATCGACGTCGGTGACAACATCGGTGCTCGATTGCAAGCCGATCAGGCAGAAGCGGACATGCGCGTCGCTCGCGCCAAGGCAGAGGAACGACGCGCCGCCGCCATCGCGCTAGAGCAAGAGAATCTTGCTGCCGTCCAGGAAAATCGGGCTAAGGTCGTCGCCGCAGAGGCCGAGGTGCCCAAGGGGATTGCCGAGGCCTTCCGTAGAGGGCAACTGGGCATCGGCGATTACTACTCGCTGAAGAATGTTCAGGCCGATACCGAGATGCGTGCAGCCATCGCCGGTACCGGGACCAACGCTCGCCGGACGCTTGACTCAGGATCGGCCGACTGA
- a CDS encoding PIG-L family deacetylase: MVESDDLPLDLIAVGAHPDDLEIACGGTLARLSDLGYRVGMVDLTDGEPTPGSAGPDIRAREAQRAAKILGVSVRVSLNLPNRRLFDGFEHRIALAKVFRRYRPRVVLGFGGKTVLASPDHYQAMLMTDAAVFYSRLSKWDEYFEGLPPHTIANQLSFPIALHRLDAPDSSGYIVADIGDTLDRKLDAIKAYETQFPPSKARLFQTVEMMNRYFGLTAGFEAGELFMHYRSFGVEDLMRWAAPAPAEHGTSHRSGS; the protein is encoded by the coding sequence ATGGTCGAGTCGGATGACCTCCCGTTGGACCTGATTGCCGTCGGGGCTCATCCCGACGATCTTGAAATTGCCTGTGGAGGGACCCTAGCGCGACTCTCCGATCTGGGCTATCGTGTCGGGATGGTTGATCTGACGGATGGGGAACCGACACCCGGTTCTGCCGGCCCTGACATTCGGGCTCGTGAGGCGCAGCGAGCGGCGAAAATTCTGGGCGTCTCGGTTCGGGTCAGCTTGAACCTTCCCAACCGTCGGCTCTTTGATGGATTTGAGCATCGGATCGCCCTGGCAAAAGTGTTTCGACGATACCGGCCTCGGGTGGTACTCGGGTTCGGAGGCAAGACAGTTCTCGCCTCACCCGACCACTATCAGGCCATGCTCATGACCGATGCGGCAGTTTTCTATAGTCGCTTGTCGAAATGGGACGAATATTTCGAAGGTCTGCCGCCGCATACAATCGCCAATCAACTCAGTTTTCCCATTGCCTTGCATCGCCTGGATGCCCCGGATTCTTCCGGGTACATTGTGGCGGATATCGGCGACACCCTCGACCGGAAGCTTGACGCAATCAAGGCGTACGAAACTCAGTTTCCCCCCTCGAAAGCGCGGCTCTTTCAAACCGTCGAAATGATGAATCGCTATTTTGGTTTGACGGCGGGGTTCGAGGCCGGTGAATTGTTCATGCACTATCGATCATTCGGCGTGGAGGATCTGATGCGATGGGCGGCCCCTGCTCCGGCTGAGCATGGAACGAGTCATCGCTCAGGATCATGA
- a CDS encoding PP2C family protein-serine/threonine phosphatase, whose amino-acid sequence MGSSRGLDPSGTPRRLRLRIGVVTTTGNVREHNEDNFYVPGYGTLASWPKGLDSSVEIVLQPADSESSITLDNGNARTGQHGMTRSDLAGPFIVADGMGGQLAGEQASRIAVELIPKELFSRCDGQSDQEAIRQAIAAANREIIAQAHVVPECSNMGTTVVLAVFRPGRALVTGIGDSRAYRLRGKALDRLTRDHDLASALISAGTIRPEEARNHQFRHVLYLYLGSPEARDGPEDIRVDDLLPGDRFLLASDGLTGVVTDETLADMLGRQDDPHAIAQQMVRTALHNESRDNVTCMVITVEALIDETQQQPTAEHAG is encoded by the coding sequence GTGGGAAGTTCCCGAGGCCTCGACCCCTCTGGAACACCACGTCGGCTTCGTCTGCGGATTGGTGTCGTCACCACGACCGGGAATGTTCGCGAACACAACGAAGACAACTTCTATGTTCCCGGGTATGGCACCCTTGCCTCGTGGCCGAAGGGCCTGGATTCAAGTGTCGAAATCGTCCTTCAGCCCGCGGACTCGGAGAGTTCCATTACTCTCGACAATGGGAATGCCCGAACAGGCCAGCACGGCATGACTCGCTCGGACCTTGCAGGCCCGTTCATCGTGGCAGACGGCATGGGAGGGCAACTTGCAGGCGAGCAGGCCAGTCGGATCGCGGTGGAGTTGATCCCCAAGGAACTCTTCTCGAGATGTGATGGTCAGAGTGATCAGGAAGCAATTCGCCAGGCAATCGCCGCGGCAAACCGCGAGATCATTGCTCAGGCTCATGTGGTTCCTGAATGTTCGAACATGGGAACAACGGTCGTTCTTGCTGTCTTCCGGCCTGGACGAGCCCTGGTAACTGGGATTGGTGACTCGCGAGCCTATCGGCTTCGGGGGAAAGCGCTTGATCGGTTGACCCGGGATCACGACCTCGCCTCAGCCCTCATCTCGGCGGGAACCATCCGTCCGGAGGAAGCTCGAAACCACCAGTTTCGTCACGTGCTCTACCTTTATCTTGGAAGTCCCGAGGCTCGAGACGGTCCGGAAGATATCCGGGTTGATGACCTTCTTCCCGGGGATCGTTTTCTTCTGGCCTCCGATGGATTAACGGGCGTCGTGACCGACGAAACGCTGGCCGACATGCTCGGACGGCAGGATGACCCGCACGCGATTGCTCAGCAGATGGTCCGAACAGCCTTGCACAACGAGTCTCGTGATAATGTTACTTGCATGGTCATCACCGTCGAGGCCTTGATCGACGAGACCCAGCAGCAGCCGACCGCCGAGCACGCTGGCTGA
- a CDS encoding serine/threonine-protein kinase: MLRLDTFVHCLIKSRLLPSEEIERLRRGLAPGTEDDAVAFARMLVDRGLLTRYQANKLLNGRTWGFFLGDYRIMKRLGEGGMGKVYLARRERDHLRVAIKVLPPKKALEDEQALRRFYREMELSRRVRHPNLTRTLEVGSVGDAHYMVMEYVPGDSLYNLVRGIHGGSGPLRFDEAARYFVRVLSGLHAAHEAGLVHRDIKPSNLMVTPEGDAKILDLGLAKSMGEEGALTHPNAVVGTLDYASPEQLADASGADSRSDLYSTGCTIYFALAGRPPFEGGDIVSKIFRHRMEDPDPLEKLCPDIPPAFAALVAKAMAKQPEDRHQSALELRADLSRWTDPRSLQQLTSGSKRTFRPPPPELDDNDFRLDGDPSQFSALGAIRDLGEAEISAPLSKPPVVPRTAVILRDDELTDEDSDDSGSYPNIPAIPLPTQSDDDRVVRITFTILAIVVVLILLAVMISNF, translated from the coding sequence ATGCTCCGGCTCGACACCTTCGTTCACTGCCTGATCAAGAGCCGCCTGCTCCCGTCTGAGGAGATTGAGCGCCTTCGAAGAGGACTCGCTCCAGGAACCGAGGATGATGCCGTTGCGTTCGCCCGGATGCTCGTCGATCGCGGATTGCTGACCCGATATCAGGCCAACAAACTGCTCAATGGTCGGACCTGGGGCTTCTTCCTGGGTGATTACCGAATTATGAAGCGGCTCGGCGAAGGCGGGATGGGTAAGGTTTACCTCGCTCGCCGGGAACGTGATCATCTCCGGGTCGCCATCAAGGTCCTTCCCCCGAAAAAGGCTCTTGAAGACGAACAGGCCCTGCGACGGTTCTACCGCGAGATGGAGTTGTCGAGGCGAGTTCGTCATCCAAACCTCACCCGCACCCTCGAAGTCGGGTCGGTAGGCGACGCGCACTACATGGTCATGGAGTACGTGCCGGGAGACAGTCTTTACAACCTTGTCCGAGGCATTCATGGTGGTTCCGGTCCGCTTCGATTCGACGAGGCGGCTCGATATTTCGTTCGCGTTCTCTCCGGGTTGCATGCAGCGCATGAGGCGGGGCTCGTTCATCGCGACATCAAGCCCTCAAACCTGATGGTCACGCCCGAAGGAGACGCCAAGATCCTTGACCTTGGGCTGGCCAAGTCGATGGGCGAAGAAGGGGCCTTGACCCACCCGAACGCGGTGGTCGGGACGCTCGATTACGCCAGCCCCGAACAGCTTGCCGACGCCTCTGGAGCCGATAGCCGGAGTGATCTTTACAGTACCGGCTGCACGATCTATTTCGCCCTTGCCGGCCGGCCACCGTTTGAGGGTGGAGATATTGTGAGCAAAATCTTCCGCCACCGGATGGAAGATCCTGATCCCCTTGAAAAACTCTGCCCGGACATCCCTCCCGCCTTTGCCGCCCTGGTCGCCAAGGCCATGGCCAAGCAGCCCGAGGACCGACATCAGTCGGCTCTCGAACTCCGCGCCGATCTGTCGCGTTGGACCGATCCCCGGTCGCTCCAGCAATTGACCTCCGGTTCCAAACGGACCTTTCGCCCTCCTCCTCCCGAGCTGGACGACAACGACTTTCGCCTCGACGGCGATCCCAGTCAATTCTCTGCACTTGGCGCGATCCGAGACCTGGGTGAAGCCGAGATCTCGGCCCCGCTGAGCAAACCTCCCGTCGTTCCTCGAACGGCCGTGATTCTCCGCGATGACGAACTGACCGACGAGGATTCTGACGACTCCGGCTCCTACCCGAATATCCCGGCCATTCCCCTTCCGACCCAGTCCGATGACGATCGTGTGGTCCGGATCACGTTCACCATTCTTGCGATCGTCGTGGTCCTGATCTTGCTCGCGGTCATGATTTCCAACTTCTGA
- a CDS encoding lactonase family protein — protein MYHRSALLLTLLAVNIGVSEAHGQENEPVQIYVGTYTESDDQGINLLEMDPDSGQITLKGVVATTENPSFLALHPSKPLLYAVNEVGQYEGESSGAISAFRIDPEAGKLTLINQQSSKGGAPCHIIVDSEGKNVLIANYSGGNVAVLPIEADGSLGEANAVAHEGSGPNPRRQEGPHAHSINLDATERFAVAADLGIDKYLVYRFDPESHSLTPNDPPASSVQPGAGPRHFDFHPSNRIAFGINELDSTVTAFRFDSEAGTLTETQTVTTLPPDSDISNSTADIHVHPSGKFLYGSNRGHNSIAMFRIDEKAATLTPIGHQSTGGSTPRNFVIDPSGRFLLAANQATGSIVVFRINQDDGTLEQTEFQVEVPSPVCLMFVPRGS, from the coding sequence ATGTATCACCGATCCGCTCTGCTTCTCACTCTCCTCGCGGTCAATATCGGCGTCAGTGAGGCCCACGGGCAGGAGAACGAACCTGTGCAGATTTATGTGGGAACCTACACGGAATCAGACGATCAGGGGATTAACCTTCTGGAAATGGACCCCGATTCCGGCCAGATCACCTTGAAGGGTGTCGTTGCGACAACCGAAAATCCCTCCTTCCTCGCACTGCATCCGAGCAAACCGCTTCTCTATGCCGTCAATGAAGTCGGCCAGTACGAGGGAGAATCGAGTGGAGCCATCAGCGCCTTCCGCATCGACCCCGAAGCCGGCAAGCTCACCCTGATCAATCAGCAATCCTCCAAGGGTGGCGCCCCTTGCCACATCATTGTCGATTCTGAAGGGAAGAACGTTCTGATCGCCAACTACAGCGGTGGGAATGTGGCGGTATTACCGATTGAGGCAGACGGTTCCCTCGGCGAGGCGAATGCCGTTGCTCATGAAGGTTCCGGTCCCAACCCGAGACGCCAGGAAGGTCCGCACGCCCACTCCATCAACCTCGACGCGACCGAACGCTTCGCCGTGGCCGCCGATCTGGGAATCGACAAGTACCTGGTCTACCGCTTCGATCCCGAATCCCACTCTCTGACCCCCAACGATCCCCCCGCCTCCTCGGTCCAGCCCGGCGCGGGGCCCAGACACTTCGACTTTCATCCCAGCAACCGGATTGCCTTCGGCATCAACGAACTGGATTCGACCGTTACCGCCTTCCGCTTCGATTCCGAGGCTGGAACGCTGACGGAAACGCAAACCGTCACAACCCTTCCCCCAGACTCCGACATCTCGAATTCCACTGCCGACATCCACGTCCACCCTTCCGGCAAGTTCCTGTACGGATCGAACCGCGGTCACAATAGCATTGCCATGTTCCGAATCGACGAGAAGGCTGCCACACTGACACCGATCGGGCATCAATCGACTGGCGGCTCCACCCCGCGCAACTTCGTCATCGACCCAAGCGGACGGTTTCTGCTTGCGGCGAACCAGGCAACGGGCTCAATCGTCGTTTTCCGGATCAATCAGGACGACGGCACCCTGGAACAAACCGAGTTCCAGGTCGAGGTGCCCTCTCCGGTCTGCCTCATGTTCGTGCCCAGAGGTTCCTGA
- the bioA gene encoding adenosylmethionine--8-amino-7-oxononanoate transaminase: MPTSRPDSDTLRRWDIEHLWHPFTAQADWASGSPLIIERGDGVELIDSDGNRYLDGVSSLWCNVHGHRHPTIDDAIREQLDAIAHSTLLGLTHPTAIELARRLVERAPQGLTRVFYSDNGATAVEVALKMAFQYWRQTTAPEPDRSMFVALGGAYHGDTLGDVSLGGVDRFHTMFRPLLFPVLRAPIPFCYRCPLGLERSECGIACLDEVDRLLGAYPGKVAAVVIEPIVQGAAGIVVHPEGYLRGLREITQRHRTLLIADEVAVGFGRTGTMFACDQENVTPDFLCLAKGITGGTLPLAATLTTEEVFAAFDATAAEGKTFQHGHTYGGNPLGAAAALATLRVFDEERTLEQLGPKVELLRERLREFNALRHVGDIRQRGLMAGIELVLDPESKAEYPWHQQVGPRVCRRARDFGLLIRPLGDVLVVMPPLSIHHDQLNRMMDIMLHCVRDVTEGTSS; the protein is encoded by the coding sequence ATGCCCACCTCCCGCCCGGACTCTGACACCCTTCGCCGATGGGACATCGAGCATCTTTGGCACCCGTTTACCGCTCAGGCCGACTGGGCATCAGGGTCGCCCTTGATCATCGAGCGCGGAGACGGGGTTGAGCTGATTGATTCCGATGGCAACCGCTACCTCGACGGAGTCAGCTCGCTTTGGTGCAACGTCCACGGCCACCGGCACCCGACCATTGACGACGCGATCCGGGAGCAGCTCGACGCTATCGCCCACTCGACCCTTCTGGGCCTGACTCACCCAACGGCGATCGAACTGGCGAGGCGCCTTGTCGAACGGGCTCCCCAAGGTCTGACCCGCGTCTTTTACTCCGATAACGGAGCGACCGCCGTGGAGGTCGCGTTGAAGATGGCCTTTCAGTACTGGAGGCAGACGACCGCCCCCGAACCGGATCGTTCGATGTTCGTTGCGCTGGGGGGGGCCTATCACGGGGATACGCTCGGAGATGTGAGCCTGGGCGGTGTCGATCGCTTCCACACCATGTTCCGCCCCTTACTTTTTCCCGTGCTGAGGGCTCCGATTCCGTTTTGCTACCGATGTCCGTTGGGACTGGAGCGTTCGGAATGCGGGATCGCCTGCCTGGATGAGGTCGACCGCCTGCTCGGAGCGTATCCAGGGAAAGTCGCCGCGGTGGTCATCGAACCGATCGTGCAGGGAGCGGCCGGAATCGTCGTCCATCCAGAGGGCTATCTTCGTGGGCTCCGCGAGATCACCCAACGACACCGTACGCTGCTGATTGCCGATGAGGTCGCGGTGGGGTTTGGCCGCACCGGGACGATGTTCGCCTGCGATCAGGAAAACGTGACGCCGGACTTTCTGTGCCTGGCCAAGGGGATTACCGGTGGCACCCTACCTTTGGCCGCGACCTTGACAACCGAGGAAGTCTTTGCTGCCTTCGATGCTACTGCAGCCGAGGGGAAGACGTTCCAGCACGGTCATACTTACGGCGGCAATCCCCTGGGTGCGGCTGCGGCGTTGGCGACGCTCAGGGTCTTTGACGAGGAGCGGACCTTGGAGCAACTCGGCCCAAAGGTCGAATTGCTGCGGGAGCGATTGCGGGAATTCAATGCGCTTCGGCATGTCGGAGACATTCGCCAGCGAGGCCTGATGGCAGGCATCGAGTTGGTGCTTGATCCTGAATCAAAGGCCGAGTATCCGTGGCATCAGCAGGTCGGGCCTCGAGTCTGTCGCCGAGCAAGAGATTTCGGACTGCTGATTCGGCCGCTCGGCGATGTCCTGGTCGTGATGCCCCCGTTGAGCATCCATCATGATCAGCTCAATCGGATGATGGACATTATGCTTCACTGTGTTCGAGACGTGACGGAAGGCACGAGTTCTTGA
- a CDS encoding SAM hydrolase/SAM-dependent halogenase family protein, whose translation MRPPILTLTTDFGGDGPYVAAMKGVVLSQVPNVQLVDISHRIGPQNVLEAAFVLACVVDTFPSGTVHLGVVDPGVGTQRRLIAARMAEQWFVLPDNGFLTYVARSYSVQDVFELENRAIAREPVSNTFHGRDLLAPAAAHLLLGRPPQELGPPRHGITRLPAVEPRRDGAEVVGEVIFSDSFGNLITNVPVEMLGETSPEDWDIEIAGHRIPGLTRTYGLQPPGTLVSLVGSSGWLEVSLVNGDASRFLDCGAGATVWFRKKG comes from the coding sequence ATGCGACCGCCCATCTTGACACTCACCACCGACTTTGGCGGCGATGGTCCCTATGTGGCAGCGATGAAGGGGGTTGTGCTCTCCCAGGTGCCCAATGTGCAACTCGTGGATATTAGCCACCGGATCGGACCGCAGAATGTGCTGGAAGCCGCCTTTGTGCTGGCCTGCGTGGTGGACACATTCCCATCGGGAACGGTGCATCTCGGGGTAGTCGATCCAGGGGTGGGTACCCAGCGTCGGCTCATCGCCGCCCGGATGGCCGAACAGTGGTTCGTCCTCCCCGATAATGGGTTTCTGACGTACGTCGCCCGCAGCTACTCCGTGCAAGATGTCTTCGAGCTGGAAAACCGGGCAATTGCCCGCGAACCGGTTTCCAACACCTTTCATGGACGTGACCTGCTTGCCCCGGCGGCAGCTCATCTGCTGCTTGGTCGTCCTCCTCAGGAACTGGGTCCCCCGAGGCACGGCATCACACGACTTCCGGCCGTCGAACCTCGTCGAGACGGTGCCGAGGTCGTGGGAGAAGTGATCTTCAGCGACTCATTTGGGAACCTGATCACGAACGTTCCGGTCGAGATGCTGGGTGAGACGTCTCCGGAAGACTGGGACATCGAGATCGCCGGGCATCGGATCCCCGGGCTGACCCGGACCTATGGGCTGCAACCCCCCGGAACCTTGGTGAGCCTGGTTGGTAGTTCCGGATGGCTTGAAGTGTCTCTGGTCAATGGAGATGCCAGTCGTTTTCTCGACTGTGGCGCAGGGGCCACCGTCTGGTTCCGCAAGAAAGGATAA
- the queF gene encoding preQ(1) synthase, whose product MSLETFENQFPDRDYEIEIVCPEFTAVCPKTGQPDFGTITIHYIPEARCIELKSLKMYLQSYRDRGIFYENSINVILDDLVAACKPRRMTVIGQFTPRGGISSRITVQHQAASPSSTG is encoded by the coding sequence ATGTCGCTGGAGACCTTCGAGAACCAGTTTCCCGATCGGGATTACGAGATCGAGATCGTTTGCCCGGAGTTCACTGCCGTCTGTCCCAAGACCGGACAGCCAGACTTCGGAACCATTACGATTCATTACATTCCCGAAGCCCGGTGCATCGAGTTGAAATCGTTAAAGATGTACCTTCAATCGTATCGGGATCGAGGCATTTTCTACGAGAATTCGATCAACGTGATCCTCGACGATCTGGTGGCGGCCTGTAAGCCTCGACGAATGACGGTGATCGGGCAATTCACTCCTCGGGGGGGAATTTCGTCACGGATTACGGTGCAACATCAGGCGGCTTCGCCCTCCTCGACTGGCTGA